Part of the Halobacteriovorax vibrionivorans genome, ATGAATAATCGGCCATTTGCTGTAACAGGAGTTGAATCGATTCCACCATCTAGGTCAAACTCATAAGCGAGCTCGCCCTTATTGAGGTCTCTTGCATAAACACGTCCAGTATCATCACCAAAGATCAATAGATTTTCAAAAATAATTGGAGCACTTGTCATTTGCCCTTTAATCTTGTGCGTCCAAATTAGGCGGCCATTTTCAACATTATAAGCATTAAAATTACCACGGCCATCAGCAGCATAGAGAATTCCATCAGCAATTAGTGGTGAAGATAATGAAATCGGAAGATTTCCAGACTCGTAACTTGGCTCTAGATTCTTAGTCCAAGTAAGAGTTAGAGGGTCCACCTCAAGCTTCTTGCCTTCTAACATACTTGTTACTTTTTTTATGCTTGAACAAGAGGCAAGCAAAGTGGCCATTGCTATGACCACTAAAATATTACGATATAACTTCATAAATTCCGCTTATTTGATTGTATTTAAGTGATATTTAGCTAACGACTTATATACATTTTCAGTTGTTAGAGTAAGGACTCTTTCAAAGTGTCCTTTGGCCGAAGCAGTGTCACCTTTTGCAAGGTAGCTACGCCCAAGTTCAAGCTCAATTCGACCCATTGATAGTGCACGATCATTACTTTTAAGTTCTTTAAGTGTCGCAATTGCTCCATCGTAGTCTTTTAAATCTTGCTGTATCACTGCCTTTCGAACATTGATAAAATATGATTGTAATGAATTAGATGCGCTTATTAGACTAATAATTTCAAAAGCTTCTTGATTTTGACCTTTATTCGTTAAGTGATCTACGGCCAATAAAGTTGTTGAAATAGCAGCAGAGCTATCACCAAACTCACCAAGAATAGTTTTTAGCTCAGAAACCATTGCGGCAGAGTCGATCTCACCTTTTTTAAACTTCTCTAAACTTCCAGTTTCAAAGCTATAAAGAGTTTGGGCAGCTTTCTCATTTTGTTGGTTTTTAACATATGAAAAAATACCGTAACCTGCAGTCGCACCGATAATAAGTAAGATTAATCCAATAACCAATGCCTTATTCTTAGCGATAAAAGCACCAAGCTCAGTTGAATTTAATTCAGAATTTAGGCCTTCATTTGGCGCTACTTGTGTTGTCATCCATTACCCTCTAGTTAAAAATTTTTATCATTTTAATAAATAACATTGAAAGTTGTCAAAAATACATGAGTATTGTTAGAATTAAATTAATTAATTTCATAAAGGATTATTACGCACCATGAAAAGGATTTCATTTTTAATAATTACCTTATTTATTTCACTTAACTCTTTTGCCATTGAAAGAGTAGGAAGATTAGGAGTTGGTTTT contains:
- a CDS encoding tetratricopeptide repeat protein, producing MTTQVAPNEGLNSELNSTELGAFIAKNKALVIGLILLIIGATAGYGIFSYVKNQQNEKAAQTLYSFETGSLEKFKKGEIDSAAMVSELKTILGEFGDSSAAISTTLLAVDHLTNKGQNQEAFEIISLISASNSLQSYFINVRKAVIQQDLKDYDGAIATLKELKSNDRALSMGRIELELGRSYLAKGDTASAKGHFERVLTLTTENVYKSLAKYHLNTIK